A single region of the Thermococcus paralvinellae genome encodes:
- a CDS encoding type IV toxin-antitoxin system AbiEi family antitoxin domain-containing protein — MRRLAIRYIISRFGGSAVTKDELKEVSERFNIDINYFVNYLLSRGYIIRVLRGVYYVKTIEEIGLKRAPDVFRVIAKGLNKLNLIWYYGLFTALRLNGMTHEYFNMIFILNDKVIRSKTVKILGENVKFVKIKPALATFGIIKSDEIKFSDPEKTILDFIYLSRYNKRLKPHAEEILVEYGDKINWAILCSYIEKYPKSVQREVLKHEREGIC, encoded by the coding sequence ATGAGACGACTCGCAATTAGGTACATAATCTCAAGATTTGGAGGTAGTGCCGTTACAAAAGATGAGCTGAAAGAGGTTAGTGAGAGGTTTAATATTGACATTAATTATTTTGTCAATTACCTGCTATCCCGAGGCTATATAATTAGAGTTCTCAGAGGGGTATATTACGTTAAAACGATTGAAGAAATTGGATTAAAACGGGCTCCTGATGTATTTAGAGTAATTGCAAAAGGGCTCAACAAGCTCAATTTGATATGGTACTATGGGCTATTTACAGCCTTGAGGCTCAATGGCATGACTCACGAATATTTCAACATGATATTCATCCTCAATGACAAAGTAATCCGATCAAAAACAGTTAAAATTCTTGGAGAGAATGTCAAATTTGTAAAAATAAAACCAGCTTTAGCCACTTTTGGAATAATCAAAAGTGACGAAATAAAGTTTTCAGATCCTGAAAAAACAATCCTAGACTTCATATACCTCTCAAGGTACAACAAACGGCTCAAACCACATGCAGAGGAGATTTTAGTAGAATACGGAGACAAGATTAACTGGGCTATTTTATGTAGCTACATAGAGAAATACCCAAAAAGTGTACAGAGGGAGGTTTTAAAGCATGAACGAGAGGGAATTTGTTGA
- a CDS encoding DUF835 domain-containing protein, translating into MQGVVQILGVIEHFLLTIALFATLYIFYISMKNERTREFYLILVAILSIFTSIVSEVLLTLFNSISSAMRIIVEGNAILASLLLLISLLKIKQKCTIIKFEFPAITLGGKEINITPGLLLLEANENNAVLVCKLSKDRKSLIISRRREGYWKSLGCNALVIWLSKIENVRNVVNPRNLEYLNHLIVQFMKEEGEKFVFLDGLEYLILENGFERVFKFLTTLKDYSLLNNTMIVIEVSSDTLDKKEVALLTREFHRLHENIQQKRGA; encoded by the coding sequence ATGCAGGGAGTTGTTCAAATTCTTGGAGTTATTGAGCATTTCTTGTTAACAATTGCTCTTTTTGCTACTCTGTACATTTTCTATATTTCCATGAAAAATGAGCGGACTAGGGAATTTTACTTGATTCTAGTGGCAATATTGTCAATTTTTACAAGTATTGTCAGTGAAGTTTTATTGACTCTTTTCAATTCAATATCTTCAGCTATGAGAATCATCGTGGAAGGAAATGCTATTCTGGCATCACTTTTGTTATTAATTAGTCTTCTAAAAATAAAACAAAAATGCACCATAATTAAATTTGAATTTCCAGCTATAACTCTTGGGGGGAAAGAGATCAATATTACTCCGGGTTTGTTGTTGTTAGAGGCGAATGAGAATAATGCAGTGCTTGTTTGTAAATTGTCCAAAGACAGGAAAAGTTTGATTATTAGTAGGAGGAGAGAAGGTTATTGGAAGTCTCTAGGGTGTAATGCCCTAGTGATTTGGCTGAGCAAAATTGAGAATGTTAGAAATGTCGTCAATCCTAGAAATCTAGAGTATTTGAACCATCTCATTGTTCAGTTCATGAAAGAAGAGGGAGAGAAGTTCGTCTTTTTGGATGGGCTTGAGTACTTGATTCTTGAAAATGGTTTTGAAAGAGTTTTCAAATTTTTGACAACACTAAAAGACTATTCGCTCCTCAACAACACCATGATTGTAATAGAGGTTAGTTCAGATACTCTAGATAAAAAAGAAGTAGCATTATTAACTAGAGAGTTTCATAGACTTCATGAAAATATACAGCAAAAAAGAGGAGCATAA
- a CDS encoding DUF257 family protein: protein MSERFESSIFDYAKTIQRGEILLVEYTSNEPIHLIFYIFLKYLKQSNIPFVIIDAVDQLHVFKAHLELVGIDTSIIDEAQVIKLGGVLHTGNIIRRVDLEEDLPIWRQHYIETFRKIQEEKGYVMRIVIGTEKLLKLYERNPLETGNFFGMVVRPFLGDKNTTGVIFLNTSLLDKKTVLEWTEIASRVFDVELKEGEITLRITKSVDFSEYGREIKVKAQELQEYLAR, encoded by the coding sequence ATGAGTGAGAGATTTGAGTCTTCAATATTTGACTATGCAAAAACCATCCAGAGAGGAGAGATACTCCTTGTTGAATATACTTCAAATGAGCCAATACATCTAATTTTCTACATTTTCCTGAAATATCTAAAACAAAGCAACATTCCATTCGTAATAATTGATGCAGTAGACCAGCTTCATGTCTTTAAAGCTCATCTGGAACTTGTGGGGATAGACACAAGTATTATTGATGAGGCTCAAGTAATAAAACTTGGCGGTGTTCTACATACAGGGAATATTATCAGGAGAGTTGATCTAGAAGAAGACCTTCCAATTTGGAGGCAACATTACATTGAAACCTTCAGAAAAATCCAAGAAGAGAAAGGTTATGTTATGAGAATAGTCATAGGTACTGAAAAATTGCTAAAGCTGTATGAGAGGAACCCTCTTGAAACTGGGAACTTTTTTGGAATGGTAGTTCGCCCGTTTTTAGGCGATAAAAATACGACTGGGGTCATATTCTTGAATACTTCCCTATTGGACAAAAAAACAGTTTTAGAATGGACAGAAATTGCAAGTAGAGTTTTTGACGTTGAACTCAAAGAAGGAGAGATAACACTCAGAATCACCAAATCTGTAGACTTTAGTGAGTATGGACGGGAAATTAAAGTTAAAGCCCAAGAACTTCAAGAATACTTGGCAAGATGA
- a CDS encoding PrsW family glutamic-type intramembrane protease — MLFHMLIIFGVFIDPKIAAAINTRVLMHFGELVVGITAGFVEEFLKIFSALLLYYMFKNSINAPAVLYGIAIASLFAMYEGLMVYYNTFDTLTLRIITHTLYTGVYFEIVHSRNKHPLMGYLASALLHALYNTRAYLITVGGT; from the coding sequence ATGCTATTCCACATGCTAATAATATTTGGAGTATTTATTGACCCAAAGATCGCTGCAGCTATAAACACGAGAGTACTAATGCATTTTGGCGAACTAGTGGTCGGAATTACTGCAGGATTCGTCGAGGAGTTTTTAAAAATTTTTAGTGCTTTATTGCTCTATTACATGTTCAAAAACTCGATAAACGCCCCAGCAGTGCTTTATGGTATTGCAATTGCTTCACTATTCGCTATGTATGAAGGCCTAATGGTATACTATAATACGTTTGACACACTCACTTTGAGAATAATAACGCACACTCTCTATACGGGTGTCTATTTTGAAATCGTACACTCAAGAAATAAACACCCTCTCATGGGGTATCTAGCAAGCGCATTGCTGCATGCCCTCTACAACACGAGAGCCTATCTAATAACAGTGGGGGGAACTTGA